One segment of Clavelina lepadiformis chromosome 2, kaClaLepa1.1, whole genome shotgun sequence DNA contains the following:
- the LOC143446053 gene encoding uncharacterized protein LOC143446053: MKDKMLLEESCQVLYQPRHGYVEDFNWKKCPSKLVDVKKRPMIQNRLQVRYLNRPKRAKLCESNNPTSIETAPLQNGILFNGVNREEEFKMVNVGFDRPSLSMEMDYSIAQKKAMVKCGCRYRNKLCIKHAEILKYTPPPSPVHLNGGSNKDVSNQILRPVNSASVGKIHKPRLSFQVLPKLSQRRICISSNNFRFSVDKKSFSNCSYMNLKPTMSKQNFSSKTKYPHRLPLKTAMMNHITSRDQKFNVDYRTVGRNSSTLYPKWRYNDRFSPLGHVADLKKKIETKAQNYSKFTSKRMEQKLSRISTPRTKWSSKDKFHHNPHNEICASLGPHRFGKTNFGPRLEKEDRYNRNHFHVSKPNASRMNNHTNAHNMYAQSRIAALHTFMYDKRKKDVSQTSTKIRFLEVHNLCVCKNLPNMSNSFSYQLYRKECAQFWLRNALVFILQHGFLPCPLKKFKLLKNENPYLHLPKAIKESASLWCKSLGSHASVQATVKKGGKFFVANNELPKEAVAYTGFDYFSYLPTSAYKLVKDFRSGKTTGAENTSLLPTGKSRSAITTSPFVVLDCPEEKCSNVLDISEFAKVTARLPEEISLCNTGKEYPISVHGDDICSPNESSFVAKRVSTRLKKKRDSGVQGPYDADYLVEIPVCRKNKRTKLGHPYSNPKFWNFYRDIKSSQMCKMNIRRRQYIKYGQQCNQQTENAHTAYTSENDFDSFITLNPHLFTSNPVNEKYSGVGCTSCHYCGRSFKNLTLSEQMEHSDRHHISLNQDFNFPYLYSKKHTTKLRNASEDSKNNTPPVQADRRATNNLVDSLTVIESFPNRKSLSKPVPHVRNPFKRATARKSNIAW; this comes from the exons ATGAAAGATAAAATGCTTTTGGAAGAAAGTTGTCAAGTTCTGTACCAACCAAGACATG GATATGTTGAAGATTTCAACTGGAAGAAATGTCCATCTAAGCTTGTTGATGTCAAAAAACGACCAATGATACAAAATAGACTGCAAGTGCGATATTTAAACAGACCCAAGCGAGCTAAATTATGTGAAAGCAATAATCCCACATCGATTGAAACAGCTCCTTTGCAAAATGGCATTTTGTTCAATGGTGTAAACAGGGAAGAAGAATTCAAGATGGTTAATGTTGGCTTCGATAGACCTAGTTTAAGTATGGAAATGGATTATTCCATTGCTCAAAAAAAGGCAATGGTAAAATGTGGATGTAGATATCGTAATAAGCTATGTATCAAGCATGCAGAAATTTTAAAGTACACACCGCCTCCAAGCCCTGTACATCTTAATGGCGGAAGTAACAAAGATGTCAGTAATCAAATCTTGCGTCCTGTAAACAGTGCTTCTGTGGGCAAAATACACAAACCAAGACTTTCATTTCAAGTTCTGCCAAAACTATCTCAACGAAGAATATGCATCAGTAGCAACAACTTTAGATTTTCCGTAGATaagaaatcattttcaaattgcAGCTATATGAATTTGAAGCCAACAATGTCAAAACAGAATTTCAGTTCCAAGACGAAATATCCACATCGTCTACCTTTAAAAACAGCAATGATGAATCATATTACTTCAAGAgatcaaaaatttaatgttgACTACAGAACAGTTGGGCGTAACTCTTCTACTTTGTATCCTAAATGGAGATATAATGATAGGTTTTCTCCATTGGGTCATGTAGCCGATCTAAAAAAGAAGATTGAAACGAAGGCTCAAAATTATTCTAAATTTACCTCAAAGCGAATGGAGCAAAAGCTTAGTCGTATATCTACCCCTCGGACAAAGTGGTCTTCAAAGGATAAATTTCATCATAATCCTCATAATGAGATTTGTGCCTCGTTGGGTCCTCATAGATTTGGCAAAACAAACTTTGGTCCTAGGTTGGAAAAAGAAGATCGATATAATCGAAACCATTTTCATGTGTCGAAACCGAACGCCAGTAGAATGAATAACCATACAAATGCCCATAATATGTATGCTCAGTCCAGAATTGCAGCCCTTCATACTTTTATGTATGACAAACGGAAGAAGGATGTATCACAAACTTCCACAAAAATTAGGTTTCTCGAAGTGCACAACCTTTGTGTCTGCAAAAATTTGCCAAATATGTCCAATTCATTTTCATACCAGCTATACAGAAAAGAATGTGCACAATTTTGGTTGAGAAATGCTTTGGTTTTTATTCTGCAGCATGGATTTTTACCGTGTCCcctgaaaaagtttaaacttctaaaaaatgaaaatccaTACCTTCACTTACCAAAAGCTATAAAGGAAAGTGCATCGTTGTGGTGCAAAAGTTTAGGTAGCCATGCTTCAGTTCAAGCAACAGTGAAAAAAGGTGGAAAGTTTTTTGTGGCAAATAATGAATTACCAAAGGAAGCAGTTGCTTACACTGgctttgattatttttcatatttgcCTACTTCTGCCTATAAACTGGTTAAAGATTTTAGATCGGGTAAGACAACGGGTGCTGAAAATACTTCTCTACTTCCTACAGGCAAAAGTCGTTCTGCCATTACAACTTCACCTTTTGTAGTTTTGGACTGCCCAGAAGAAAAGTGTTCTAACGTTTTAGACATTTCTGAGTTTGCCAAGGTCACAGCACGTCTGCCTGAAGAAATAAGTCTTTGTAACACGGGAAAAGAATATCCTATTTCAGTGCATGGAGATGATATATGCTCACCGAATGAATCGTCGTTTGTTGCAAAAAGGGTTTCAACAAGACTGAAAAAAAAGCGTGATTCTGGTGTGCAAGGACCGTATGATGCAGATTATCTAGTTGAGATACCAGTATGCCGAAAAAACAAACGGACAAAACTTGGTCATCCTTATAGCAATCCTAAATTTTGGAACTTCTACAGAGACATCAAGTCTTCACAAATGTGTAAAATGAACATTCGGCGAAGACAATACATTAAATATGGTCAGCAGTGTAATCAACAGACTGAAAATGCACACACAgcttatacgagtgaaaatgattttgataGCTTCATTACATTGAATCCGCATTTATTTACATCCAATCCAGtgaatgaaaaatattcaG GTGTTGGTTGCACTTCCTGTCATTACTGTGGACGCTCATTCAAGAATTTAACATTAAGCGAACAGATGGAACATTCTGATCGACATCATATTTCACTGAACCAAGACTTCAACTTTCCATATTTATATTCAAAGAAGCATACTACCAAACTACGCAATGCAAGTGAAGACAGCAAAAACAACACTCCACCAGTACAGGCTGATCGAAGGGCTACCAATAATCTTGTTGACAGTTTAACAGTTATCGAAAGTTTTCCCAATCGTAAGTCTCTTTCTAAACCAGTTCCTCATGTTCGTAATCCTTTCAAACGTGCCACGGCACGAAAATCAAATATTGCTTGGTAA
- the LOC143446054 gene encoding uncharacterized protein LOC143446054, producing the protein MEVQNADKIACSSKDLVTSVAKKLKFYVEVKRREDGFDTSPSYLPRRGFPKLLPRPMLMQSPQDVSLRHHFTHAQIRSALGRIQSYKHSTERQNHQKRGKEINTSLRKVFQAATVDHPMWNANQTFSIEFANAQPSPGPAYMQKKSFKPLRSAVRTIRRAPPPSISDHETKRLMDASWKLILDTEVETARQTKKYLEMGNTKLQSIDTPRPLQRQYVPNIHKKYAAVSPRIKIDSFAESLTKTGYVYDHHGRRHRLVFVKNGQAPQQAF; encoded by the exons ATG GAAGTACAAAATGCGGACAAGATAGCTTGCTCTTCCAAAGATTTGGTTACGTCGGTAGCAAAGAAGTTAAAGTTTTATGTTGAAGTGAAGCGACGAGAAGATGGTTTTGATACGTCACCATCCTATTTACCAAGACGTGGATTTCCGAAGCTTTTGCCTCGGCCAATGCTTATGCAGTCACCCCAAGACGTTTCCCTGAGACATCATTTCACACACGCACAAATTAGAAGCGCGTTAGGAAGGATTCAGTCGTATAAGCATTCTACAGAAAGGCAAAACCACCAGAAAAGAGGAAAGGAAATTAACACATCACTGAGgaa AGTTTTCCAAGCTGCAACAGTAGACCATCCGATGTGGAATGCAAATCAAACATTCAGTATTGAGTTTGCAAACGCCCAACCTTCACCTGGACCGGCTTACATGCAAAAGAAAAGCTTCAAGCCTTTGAGAAGCGCTGTTAGGACCATTAGGAGGGCGCCACCCCCTAGTATCTCGGACCATGAAacaaag AGGCTTATGGACGCATCTTGGAAACTTATTCTCGACACGGAAGTAGAAACAGCAAGACAAACTAAGAAATACTTGGAAATGGGAAACACAAAACTTCAGTCGATAGACACCCCACGACCTCTGCAAAGACAATACGTGCCGAACATTCACaa AAAATATGCTGCTGTATCGCCAAGAATAAAGATTGATTCTTTTGCGGAATCCTTGACGAAAACAGGCTACGTTTACGATCACCATGGTCGAAGACACAGActtgtttttgtgaaaaatggTCAAGCTCCTCAGCAGGCCTTTTGA